The Malus sylvestris chromosome 14, drMalSylv7.2, whole genome shotgun sequence genome segment CGAGTTCGAAACCTatcttcttttaatttattataataGTTTCAGACATTTCACCCtccaattaaaatatatatatataaaagagaaAGGAGAGTCGTGATACTTTGAGATATAGTATTAGTACATAACAAGTACATGGGTGAAAGTTTATATGCATGGTTGGCATTTCAGTTTCACACAATAATTTTTATCAATATACATACGTATTGTAGAGGTCATATCATATGACTTGCGTTTTTGTGTCATGACTAATAGTGGAGAAAGTGTGGGTATGAGTATCTAACCATGTTATCCGAAGCACGAGTCtccatttttttcaattctatggTAGTTTCGCCTCGTGCGTGGGCTGTTGTAAACCAACAATGCTATTCTTACCACATTAGTATACCACATTAGTATACCATATTATGTGGCATCTGATGTGACTGTCCacatcatttaaattaatcataatttaatttaaatgaaaacccatttaataaactaataaaaaataaaaaatctgaaattaaATAGTAATTGTGGTATACGAGCAGTCTTCTCTCCTTCCTTCCCATTGCTTCTTCTCCCGTTTCTTCTTCCACGCCATTTTTTTGTTTCAGCCCAGATTATTCTCCTATATTTGCTCTCTCGTGTTCTTATATTGCGATACAGCCTTCTCGTATCTGAAGGAGAAACAAAAGGAACCAATCATTTTAAAGCGAATGATGACACTGGGGGTTGAAGAAGAACCCGAAAAATTGGAGGACACTAACCACGTGATGATTATTAGCAGCCCCATATATGAAGGTAATTAATATAGCATTGTATGTGCTTGTTTGTATGCATGGGGAGAGCAAATATAGGAGAACAATCTGGGCTGAAACAAAAATAATGGCGTGGAAGAAGAAACGGGAGAAGAAGCAAtgaagaaggaaggaaggagagaagACTCCTCGTATGCTACAATTACTATttaatttcagattttttatttattattagtttattaaatgggttttcatttaaattaaattatgattagTTTAGATGACgtggacagccacatcagatgccacatAATGTGGTATACTAATGTGGTATATTAATGTGgtaagaatagcattactcGTTGTAAACAAACAGTTTTACCGAAATTTCTCTTGTTAACAACTATGAATATTTATACGCTAACAACTACGACTATTTGATCATTTACCACTGAAACACATTTACCTCATCACCTTTCGTTGCATATCAAACACCAGAACATAATAAAAACTTTGCTCGATTAAGAGATGGTAACAAAACAATTCGAGTACCACGTGAGAAAGCAACAACTAATTAATACAAGAAAACGAAGTTGTAATTAGAAAAATAAGATTAGGGACTGGGACGATGATGGGCAGATGAGAAGGTAACGAGTGGCTCAACCGCTGGGAGGAAGATGTGACCTGAAAAGTGACGTGGCGGTCGTTTTCATGGTGGGCGTTTTCaaagataaaataataataataataatacattGCTTTGGCCCTCTGTAATGCAGAACGACAAAGAGATAGATGATATGTCAAAAAACAAACAAGGCTTGACAGAAAAATTATAGAAGAGCAATGCTCATTCTTCATtaccataaaattataattccaAATTGTCTCATTTAGCATATCAAACTCCCTCCCTAATACACTAGTGTGCCAAAACATCTTCATCAATGCAAATACAACTCCCTAAGCCACCGAAACATATTAAATGACAATTGTTCCACCTAGCCACTTAATTTAAAACACAACTTACAATGCATCAAAATTACTACAAAACAGTACATCACAATATAAGATACATGAATCTCAAATTAATAATTAACGGAATGGATGAACACCAAATACCAAAAGCCCCGTTGAATAAACTCCTTCTTCACTGCATCACTCTCACATTTGGAAATTGGAAGAGATGATCGGAGTTGAGAGTTGGGAGATGAGCCCACCAAACTAACTCTGTCACCATCGATCCTCTTTAATTTGGGTCCCGTAATCCCCATTTATTCTTAAACAAAtcccaaaatttctcattaGATCAATCTTCACACTTCATGGTTTTGGTAAGATAGATTTACGTGTTATATTATCGTGGATGCCGAGGATGTTATATTATGAATTAACAGTGCAACATCGATAATAGAAACACATTTTATAATTGAACGTATTCATAAAACTAGCTACTTGACAGTGTGACAAtcacattgaattttttttttatgtattttgagATTTATTAACAAACAACCATACAATACTTGTTTAAATGTTAtaatatatatgattgacagAATTGTTGTTTCGTGAATCAGGATGTTATACTAAGTTACTAACAAATGAATATGCGTGTGATGAATCCGTGCGTATAATCTTTAACGTAAACAATGAATATGAAAGTGCTGTGTGATATAAATAAGAGATAACCAGATATAAAACACATTTTATCAGGTTTATTAGACCTGCATATACCATATTTGATAAACCTACATATTTTTAGTACATCCATTAAACTATAAATCCATTGCAATGTTTGGTAATTGTCACACATGTGATGATGGTTTCATAATCTACATGGTTTAAAAGGAACCCAACATGCTGCTATTAATTTGGAACAAtgtcatttgtttttaaatccCATTTCATAATCTACATGGCATGCGTTTTAAAACATTGGACCATAGCTTTGTATTGAGTTCAATTTCTAGCACTGGCAAAGCACACGATGGATCATGGAGGTTAGAATGAAGCCAAAATGTATTTGCGAGTCTTCCCTATCTCCAAAAATGTAGAATGTCGTGGCAAAGTCACCAGCTATTCCCTcccctttctttttattttttatttttaaaaagctATGGATTAGACCCAATGCAATCCATACaataaacaacttaaaaacaaagtGATTAGTAAAGTGATTAAAGATTCCAATACATAATGACAGCACACTGGGTTCATGTACCATCTACAGCAccaatattttatttaaaagcgtttttttttattttaataattttataacgaGAACAAAGAGAAAGGATTAGCCAAATCCAAAAGAGTAGTTCATGCATGCATGATCTCGAATATCATGcagaaatgaaaaataaaatctcatTTGCATAAATATTAAATTGATAGTTTTAACCATAATTGGCTTGTTAATATATAGTTCATCTAATTTCAGAAGAGAAAATTAGAGAAATATAATTAAGAAGAATCCGAACAATTATTCATTTCAAATTAAAATACatgaatttatttatattaatataCCTTTGAGGAATTTCACCTGTTGGAGGAGGCAAGGGCAATGGCATGTAAAAGTTTTATGCCTTGTAAGTGTGTTTGAGTGCGAACTTGTAAGTTTGTTCTTTAAATGTAAAACTTTTTGTTTAACTCCAATAATtcaatttcaaataaaaaacaaagcatGGCATTACAACTGTTAGCAGAGTGTTTAGCCACCAAAGCAAAACATGTAACGCTGGCATTTTACTAAGAAAAATGAGATTCTGTCGAAGTGAGACTCTCCATAAACTCTATATCCTCACCTCAGTTTAACATCAATTATCCTTACCAACATTACaaaacattattaaaaaaacatgaTGTAGCAGAGAATCGATAGAGTTTTGagatctccttagcatttctcttttatTAATTTAGTAGGGGGAGTTTTAAAAACTGATGGAAATTCGGGGGGGCTTTGGTTTTTAGTAACAGAGTGTTTTGGCGTAACATGGACATTCCCTTCCTAAGGAATCCGTTTGGGGATTAGTTAACAAATCGTTTTTGCGTGTCTCTGGCGTTTTAGGATAACTGGATTTTCCATACCCTATTCCCTCACAGGCTCCTTCACTGACttctttgattaattaattacgTTTTTCTTGCTTAGTTTAATCAAAAAGAAAGGAATCCTATCTCTGGATCCCTTTCACTATATCCATCAAGGCACATAATCCgaactttgaaatttgatcaaacagctacaaataaaaatttactttaaaatttataataaccataaccgtttgatcaaattttaaaaatctgaATTGTGTACTTTGATGGAAGAAATCCGGAGAGAATCAATTTCCTAATCAAAATATTAGGAACCAACTAATTAGTAATTAGATTTCACCATGACTTTTACGGCCGTGGACGCGTGTCCTTTTCCCCAAGGAATCCGCGCTCCATCACGTGATCGAAAATGTCTGCCTACCACATCGTCAGCCTCCCAAATCACGTGGCCAACTCACACTTGCATCGCGGTGGGCCCCCACGCCACTACAACTATTACGCGATCCCGTTTCTCCTTCTATTTTATTTCCgtcaaaagaaataaaataaaataagttaaCGGCGTTAGTTCAGTTCGTGAAGTTCCCAAATCAATTTATTTGAAAATGCCAGACACAACAGGATATGGTAGGGTTTGAGGAGTCTTACACTGTAcataaatatatcattatatatAAGTGTCTCAAATTCACACGCTGAGTCGCCAAATTGATTAATAATTTTATTAGATTTTGAAAGATCGTATAATCAGTCATTACTGTAGTGTTTAACGTGTCGCACATTGTTTTGTAACGAATGCTGAACATGGATATTGGCACTGTTGCACTCCTCGTTGTGGGGAAGAGTTATTGAGAGAACACTTTTCTTACTGTTTGAAACACAATTAGAGTCACGCGTCGAAGAAACatgaaaatacataaaaactgctttattcatttgagatATCACGGTGACGCATTTTTTACGCATCAAGAATGTTAATAAGTCATTTTTTGCCGTTGGGGATTTTTTGGGCACGAGAAAACTGGGAAGGGCAGTTTTCGGTGCAAATAGGCTTACTCATGTGATATGCATACGTATGTTTTCACAACGACGTGATGGGACCCCCTCCCACTAAGACAAAGAGAGCAAGGGAACGAAACGGACGGCTAAGCACTATGCACGTGAGCAGGTGACCCCTCACGTCTCACGTGCGCCCATCCCCTGCCGTTCAGAGCAATTTCAATGTGTGAGGGTACTCCATGTCAATTGATAATTGAATTTCCTTCAGTGGATagtaattatttttaatgaacagtagtTATTTTTTAACTGATTTCGTCACGCCAGGTGTCATTATTTGAAagtacaatttttttaaatagaattcaataagatttttaactaaTTTCGTCGCGCAACATATCCTTATCTATTTAGAAacgttgaaaatattgaaatgtgatgtaaggtgagagaaaatgaaaaggtacttattaaaaaaaattatataattttttgatttgtttttaaattttttttgggtttttaattagttttaaaaaaattattaacttaattaatctggacaATAGGAttacaaaaaatttgaaatccaacAGTCTAGAATGAGACATGTGGCCCACCTAaacatttctgatttttttttttctttttctaaaaaaTTGTAAAGCTGAAAAAGCTGGACCGTTGATCTCAAATCAAACGATCCAGATTCAAAGTGACTGAGTGGGGCTGACACGCAGACCAATCGTCTGAAAATAAGTCGGATACGCGCCCCCACGTGCCTGACACAATTTTTTTAGAATGTGGCTGACGTCACTTTCCTTCAGCCACTCAAGTTGTGAACTCATGTCTGACCTCTCCCACATACTCCCCCTTAGCCCAATAGCCTGAATGGGCTGGTGGAGGGCAATTGGATTGGATTTGTTGCCAATCTCCATGACTAAATAGCACAGTGGAACTGCTCATGGTTCATCAGTTCTGCCGCCTCCTCGCGTGTGGTGGGGACCCCATCTCTCACCACGCCTATCGCCTACATCTTTCCTTCCCTTTATAACGCCGTCATACGCCGGTACAGTCTGTTAACGTCGTTTATTTGTACGAAATACCTGATCAACCCCTTGGAGTCTTGCGTGATGCCGTTGGTGAATTGAGGATAATTTGGGTATTGAAATGATGAAAGGAGCATGGGCATGGCCGCATCACGAGTGGATTGGAATTTCATTGGTTAGGTGGCTATCCTAGCTTAGGCCAtaggcctctctctctctctctctctctctctctctcactctctaaCTGAGCACGTGTTAGGCGGTGGCGGGGTCACTCTCTTTCTCGTGACGGTGTCACGTGCGGATGGAAGGTGGGGCCAGCGTATTTCCCATCCCGGAAAAATGAGGGGAAAGGCAGAAAAAATTCTAGTGGGGGCATGTGCCCACCTCTCGCAAGTGACCTGTCGTTTAGGGGTTGCGAAAGGGGCGTGGTGGGTGACGCGGCGAGGTCACGTGGTGGTATTGCGTGCGCTTTTGCCTGGTCCTTACAAGTTCGACGTGGCCCCTTGAGGGGTGGGACAAGTGTCGCCGTCAACCGTGGCAACTggcaaataaatttttttttggaatttggCATGGAATATCGGATGATTAGGGTTTCGGAGGGTTTCGCTATTAGGCGGCACTTGCCAGAGTTTTGAGCACATCGCGACTTGTTGTGTTGTGTTAGGACCACAAAGCTCTGTTTGGATGTCACATGGTGTGATATGAATTATGATTGCCTAGTTATGATGTTGGAATTTGGATGGTGTTGCTACAAACTCATGATATGGGCACACTACATGTGGATATTGGCCATGCTAGCATTCTCGAATGCGAGCATTTGGACCACGTGACTTGTCCATATGCATCAAATCTTTATACTTACATTAGACTACGACAAAGTTAACTGAAGTGCGAGTGGGGTGGGAAATGGGGGTTTTTATAGGTATGTGGTCGTATGGCTGACAGGGTCCAACTCAGAGCCAAGAATTTCTCCCGACTTGTATGCTTTATGTTTAAAACAGAATTGCGACAACCCTACtgaatactctctctctctctcgatataGAGCTCAACTAGTTCAACTTGGGTTGAGCAAGTTTAGGTTTTGGGTCACCATAACAAGAAGAGACTATCCAAAATTATGTTGGATGCCCTTTACTACAGTGCTGGAAAAGAGTTGAGCCATTACATAACAGCGTGGGATCGAATCATGTCGAtagctaatctaacaaaatccaTAGTTTGACAAAAACAGAATGATGTTGGATGATGAAGCCCACCTCAAAACGAGGATGAGAATTTGGCCCACGTAAGCTGCACTTCAAAAAATAAGGACCTTTATGTACGTGGTGTAACGGATTGGGAGACCACTATAAAGCCCAGTACATAGAAATCATTTTATTTACTTATCTTGTTTCCCTAAAATTGTTGTAACACCTTCTAATTCGTagctttaattttatgaataccTATGAGCAAGGACGGAGCTACCTAGGGCCCAGAGGGGGCATCCGCCCCCACTCAGATTTTTGGGCGATGAAAAAATTTGTCATGAcaattaaaacaacaattaaatttttgattttggttcctAATAATCCACGTTTTCTAACATAAATCAAACCCAATTGAACTGGGGGTTTCATAAATAGATTGGATTCAACCGATGAAGTATCATAACTTGATATAAAAATTTTACTCTGCAAagtattttatatgaatttactTCATCCATTCGTTTGTGGcattacaatttaaaatttaactttttaatttagAGATTTTTCATTGTACCTGACCCTCAACAATTTAACACCCATTATTTTACTTGGTTGTTTTAGGACGCCCCCAGTATATTTGAAGTTTGAGTATGATGTGTGACAAATGTTTACACCGATCTGAAGTTATATGATATTACgtgatttcattttttttttaaattgatttagtTCTATAAGTACAAATAAATATACAATTTTACAATATGAAATTCTAAGTCCTTTGAATATAGCACGAGGCGTTGGAACTTGGGTGTTAGAAAGTGAACACACTACTTTATTCAACTAACGTAACACACACTGTTACAACTAAATGAATCATGAtttgtatgaatgtgttgatgGGGAGTATTGGTCAAGGAAAATAACTTTCACACTCATTTTCTCCTCATGCATGTCATGTTTATTTCTTACCATTGGATTAactaaagtttattttttaccAATGCCCATGGAACTTGATTTTGTTCATACTTTTTCTCCTAAAAGTCAAAGGTAACAACTTTACACTTTTGAGTCTCAATATTTGCTCCACCCTGGCTAAATTCAGTCTATTCCATCAAAATGACAATATTACCCTAACATGTCAACATATTTgacgccatttttttttttgcaaaatagACGAAATCCTACCAAAATGAAGCGAATATCAAGTTTCAGGATGTAATTTGACAACTTTTAATTTCAAAAGGTAAAGTAAGATCATAATCGAGTTCCAAAAaatatactaaaaataaatcattgaataaacttaaaaaacggcgcataaaaaaaaagaaaaaaatatttacataaaacTCGTTCACCGTCACACGGTTGAATAATTCAGGTTGTTTTTAAGGACATACGACTTGAAATAAAAATCTGATTTGGATAACATTGTAAACTAAATATTCCCTGTCGGCCAGCCTGCCTCCCGCTCATCCTGTAGGCCGGTAAACAAGCGGCAAATGTAATTACATACGTACACGATAAGATCCCCTCCTCCCGTCCCGCCAAAAATATTTCCACGCATCCGACGCGCGATTCTCCGTACAGATTCATCATGATCTGAATCAACAGCCATGATCACGTCCTTCTCTCGATCCTACGGTCAGTATGATCAGGTGTTTGTCGTAAATTCACGAAACATGGAACCGACGtggaagatagagagagaggatttggagctttttggagaaGACCGACGCTGTGCTGGAAGAAGAAGCCGTGATCCTGATGGCTGAATCATAGCCGTCGGATCTTCTCCATGTCCTCTGATGATCGTCagctcttcttctccttcttctctctcCGTGCATCTCGCTGATCTCGCCGTCGGAGATTTTTGATTTCGGAGACCGCCGGTGAGGTTTCAATGTTTGATATCTTCTTTTGGTTTCtcatttttcaatttgattttcttGCTGTTTGTGATTTATATTTTCTCTGCGTAATCCTCCGTTTGGTTGGCGAGAAACTGCGGGAAAGTGAGCCAAACAGCAatgaacttttttattttttgtttcaaatttttagTAGATTGAGATTAAATACTCGAATTTTTCTGAATATCTGTACGATTTGgcgtgatttttatttttttcctgcGCATTTTTCCAGCagctttctcagcaaccaaacagacagTAAGACCAGTAAAAGAAAATTCAGTGATCTTTGCGTACACTAAAAATAGTCAATTTTGTGAGAGTAATCAAGATTTAGGCATTTTCTGGAGAAATTAAAAAGTTAGAAAGCTTGATTACAAGTAGTTTGAGGATTTTGTCTTACTTCTTGTTAATATGATGGATGAAACAAGACGTATTTACACCGTTTCTTGGCAGGTTTTCGGTTGCTGAATCGATTTTATAGAGTAATGTTAGCATAGTTTATGAGTGATTCGCGGCCATTTGTCTCTCTCGTTCAATTGGTGTCATCGATTTTGACACCTGCTGAGAGAGTTGAAGGATTTGCACCCTGATATCGTATCAACTGCGCGATTCAGTAAGGATTTTCGTCCTTATTTGATGGCTACAAAGTTGGAGAGTCCTGTTAAGAACCAGATGGCTGTGACAATGCTGAATGGCGACTGCCTTGAGAGGGCGAGAGGCAGTCTTGCTCGGAGGAGGCGTGTCTTTGTGCAGACTGAGACTGGGTGTGTTTTGGGAATGGAGTTGGAAAGGGGTGACAATGCCCACACGGTTAAAAGGAGGTTGCAGCTTGCCCTCAATGTACCTACGGACCAGAGCTCTTTGACCTTTGGGGATCGTATATTGAACAATGATCTTAGTGCCATTGGCAATCGTTCAACGCTACTACTTGCTAGGAATGTCATGAACAGAAGCTCGTCAACTCCTTGTCTGTCACCTACTGGGCAAAATCTGCAGAGGGATCAGAGTGAGTCTATTGAGGTTTTGGGGTGTCCAAATAATTTTGCGAGAATTGATGAACTGGTTAAGGAGATTGTGGTTGCTATCAAGAAGGGTGTTGATCCGATCCCCGTGCATAGTGGGCTTGGTGGTGCCTACTACTTCAGGAACATCATGGGCGAGAGTGTTGCCATCGTGAAGCCAACAGATGAGGAGCCATTTGCACCGAACAACCCTAAAGGCTTTGTAGGCAAGGCACTCGGGCAGCCTGGCCTGAAGCGTTCAGTGCGAGTTGGGGAAACAGGGTTTCGAGAAGTTGCTGCCTACCTTCTGGATTATGATCACTTTGCTAATGTGCCTCCAACTGTTCTTGTGAAGGCTGCACATCAAATCTTCAATGTTAATTATGGCGTCAATGGAGATAAGAttcagaagaagaaaagggtTAGCAAGATTGCGTCTCTGCAGGTCTTCATCCCTCATGACTTTGATGCCAGTGACTACGGAACTTCAAGCTTTCCCGTATCAGCCGTTCATAGAATAGGCATTTTAGACATTAGGATCTTTAACACTGACAGGCATGCTGGGAACCTTCTGGTTAAAAAGCTTGGTGGGGAGTTTGGTAAAGTGGAGCTCATTCCAATTGACCACGGACTTTGCTTGCCGGAGCACTTGGAAGATCCATATTTTGAGTGGATTCATTGGCCTCAGGCATCAATTCCTTTCTCTGAGGATGAGCTTGAGTATATACGTAATCTTAATCCAATTTGTGACTCCGAGATGCTGAAAATGGAGCTGCCCATGATCCGAGAGGCATGCCTTAGAGTTCTGGTCCTGTGCACAATATTTCTCAAGGAAGCTGCTGCTTTTGGACTCTGCCTTGCTGAGATTGGTGAGATGATGAGTAGGGAGTTTGGAGGACAAGAGGAGAAACCAAGCAAACTTGAAGCTGCATGCCTCGAGGCCAGGAAGATCATAGCAGATTTGAACTTGTCAACCTTTGAGGCGGAAGAAGGAAATGAAGAGTTTCTGTTTGATATAGATTGTGAGAATGCTGGGATTCTTGACCCTTCAGACGTTATGTCACGTCACTTCTTTGATCAGGTTTCATATCCTTTTGGGTCTAGAGGCGCTGATGGTCGAAACTTGCTGTCCAAACTAGATGAGTGTTTGGAAGAGGATGAAGTTGGGGCAGACGGAATCACTATCCTGCCAAATTTGTATCAAACTGCTTCAAAATTGCCCCTTCCTCCGAAAAGAATAGATTTGGATGGGAGAAGCCGGCTCCAGCGAGCTGCAACCATATCCGGAATCAGAAGAAGTGCAAATGATCAGTTACCAACCTCACCATGCTTCGTGAAGGTTGCTGACATGAGTGAGGAGGAATGGATTCTGTTCCTTGAAAATTTCAGGGAGCTTCTTTACCCCGCCTTTGGCAACCAAAGGTCTGCAACCCtcagacagagacagagacttGGAACATCTTGCAGATTTTAACCTAATTCGACTACTAGTTTGACATAGAAGCGCGGAACCGCAGAGTTCAAGCAGCCATCAGTTTTTGTTGGGGGATTTGGGGATTCTCTAATTTCTGAACATCGTCATCAGCGGTATAAGCAGTCTTCAGTACAGTTATGTAGATAGTTTTAGAATCAAGAGGGATCCGGGATCAGCTCGAGTGCAGGAATAAAGATCACAAATCGGTCTTCTTCGTTTTCTGTTTCATGCTTGTAGTTTCCTTTCAGTTGTAGAAAACTAGAGAAAGTACAGATAGAAATGGGAAAAAGCAAATACAATAtggtttttatatatatatattgctagTAGTTTCTTTAAATTGATCAGAGTAGTGTGTCCGACTCCTTGCCCTTGAGTTAAATACGGGATGAATCTCGATATGCTAGATTTCCTTGAATGCCAAGACTCTTGGAAAACAAAAGATTTCGGGTAAATTAGTTAACTTCTGTTTCAAGTAACACATTTGTTTCATCAAAAGCCATTCTTTGGATGCTCCGAGAGTGTATATAAAAGCAGATGTCCCAATTAATTAACCATGACAGG includes the following:
- the LOC126600477 gene encoding phosphatidylinositol 4-kinase gamma 7-like: MATKLESPVKNQMAVTMLNGDCLERARGSLARRRRVFVQTETGCVLGMELERGDNAHTVKRRLQLALNVPTDQSSLTFGDRILNNDLSAIGNRSTLLLARNVMNRSSSTPCLSPTGQNLQRDQSESIEVLGCPNNFARIDELVKEIVVAIKKGVDPIPVHSGLGGAYYFRNIMGESVAIVKPTDEEPFAPNNPKGFVGKALGQPGLKRSVRVGETGFREVAAYLLDYDHFANVPPTVLVKAAHQIFNVNYGVNGDKIQKKKRVSKIASLQVFIPHDFDASDYGTSSFPVSAVHRIGILDIRIFNTDRHAGNLLVKKLGGEFGKVELIPIDHGLCLPEHLEDPYFEWIHWPQASIPFSEDELEYIRNLNPICDSEMLKMELPMIREACLRVLVLCTIFLKEAAAFGLCLAEIGEMMSREFGGQEEKPSKLEAACLEARKIIADLNLSTFEAEEGNEEFLFDIDCENAGILDPSDVMSRHFFDQVSYPFGSRGADGRNLLSKLDECLEEDEVGADGITILPNLYQTASKLPLPPKRIDLDGRSRLQRAATISGIRRSANDQLPTSPCFVKVADMSEEEWILFLENFRELLYPAFGNQRSATLRQRQRLGTSCRF